From a region of the Neobacillus niacini genome:
- a CDS encoding urea amidolyase associated protein UAAP1, whose protein sequence is MNNTVSSIITKTIPAGGKWSARIQRGKEITFTALEAGANVSLLLYNADDTAERYNMPDTLKAQYTAFLTKGNVLMTDHGRVLASLVEDTVGWHDTISGYSTRKMIDEKYGKTTYQEHRNEWYRSGEENLMVELFRNGLTTCDLSPVINLFSKVYCDEEGNMNFVEGHSKKGESVTLRTEMDVLLVLSNTPNPLDTRNTYLSTPIEVKIKGAEPVLENDICLKHRDENRRAFENTWEYVMLTKGGIQ, encoded by the coding sequence ATGAATAACACTGTTTCTTCTATTATTACTAAAACAATACCTGCTGGCGGGAAATGGTCAGCCCGCATTCAAAGAGGAAAAGAAATTACCTTTACTGCACTCGAAGCTGGCGCCAATGTATCTTTATTACTTTATAACGCCGATGACACAGCTGAACGCTACAATATGCCAGATACGTTAAAAGCTCAATACACAGCATTTTTAACAAAAGGAAATGTGTTGATGACGGATCATGGACGCGTACTAGCAAGTCTAGTGGAAGACACGGTAGGCTGGCATGATACGATTTCCGGATATAGTACTCGAAAAATGATTGATGAGAAGTATGGAAAAACCACCTATCAAGAACATCGGAATGAATGGTACCGAAGCGGAGAAGAGAATTTGATGGTTGAACTCTTCCGAAATGGATTAACAACATGTGATTTATCACCAGTGATTAATTTATTTTCGAAAGTTTATTGTGATGAAGAAGGAAACATGAATTTTGTTGAAGGACATTCAAAAAAAGGAGAGTCTGTCACACTAAGAACGGAAATGGATGTCCTTCTTGTTTTATCCAATACACCCAATCCACTTGATACAAGGAATACTTATCTATCGACCCCAATTGAAGTGAAGATTAAAGGTGCGGAACCTGTACTAGAAAATGACATTTGCTTAAAGCACCGCGACGAAAACCGACGGGCATTTGAAAATACATGGGAATACGTAATGCTAACTAAAGGAGGAATTCAATAA
- a CDS encoding monooxygenase: MAYVLQVDFTMNGPFGDVMAAEFSGLAHSINEEEGFMWKIWTESPETNLAGGIYIFDTKETAEKYLDMHTKRLAGFGITDVNAKILAINSKLTKITNGPVK; the protein is encoded by the coding sequence ATGGCGTACGTATTACAGGTAGATTTTACAATGAATGGACCATTCGGAGATGTAATGGCGGCGGAGTTTTCTGGTTTAGCACATAGTATTAATGAAGAAGAAGGATTCATGTGGAAAATTTGGACGGAGAGTCCTGAAACAAACCTAGCAGGCGGCATTTATATTTTCGACACAAAAGAAACTGCTGAAAAATACTTAGATATGCACACAAAAAGATTGGCTGGTTTTGGGATAACAGATGTCAACGCAAAAATCCTTGCCATCAATTCTAAACTTACTAAAATCACGAACGGCCCAGTAAAATAA
- a CDS encoding CBO0543 family protein, whose translation MVAIVLSISWIIAAMKFGDRDWSKYYPSMLFAALGNALYEVLCYKYQLWRMEPNGVVYSIIPMLLLILIGMPLSTWVFLSKYPYQSSIYKKGIYVSFFVIVFIVLEYISVKLGAISYHYGWNLGWSLLFVIVMFIVIRIHFTRPILALLISIPFTLLLCMIFEVTLDKMK comes from the coding sequence ATGGTAGCAATCGTTCTCTCTATATCATGGATAATTGCGGCCATGAAATTTGGAGATCGTGATTGGAGTAAATATTATCCCTCTATGCTATTTGCTGCACTAGGGAATGCACTGTATGAAGTTCTTTGTTATAAATATCAACTGTGGAGAATGGAACCGAATGGAGTTGTTTACTCCATAATCCCAATGCTGCTGCTTATATTAATTGGTATGCCATTATCAACATGGGTTTTTTTATCGAAATATCCATATCAATCAAGCATATATAAAAAGGGCATTTATGTTTCATTTTTCGTTATAGTATTTATTGTTTTAGAATATATATCTGTAAAATTGGGCGCAATTTCTTATCATTATGGATGGAATCTAGGATGGTCGCTACTATTTGTGATCGTCATGTTTATTGTCATTAGAATACATTTTACTAGACCTATTCTTGCACTACTCATTTCAATTCCTTTTACCCTGTTATTATGCATGATATTCGAAGTTACGTTAGATAAAATGAAGTAA
- a CDS encoding DsbA family protein: protein MNNNMICDLETGVCGTAGGEEMEMVDFTAPKKSIEVYYVTDPICSHCWAIEPVLRRFKEQYGHYFNFHSVMGGLLEKWGDGPVDPANGIYGPADVAPHWREVGVHSRMPIDGSLMIDNPVQSSFPPSRVYKVIQKHYNDALAYEYLRRAREALFAFNQNISDPSLMIKIVNRLGIDGEAIVKEAEQPAGQQLLNEDFGLARSLGVRGFPTIIMINEENKGVKIVGGRPFEYYVDGLKQVLNMEELQPKPLPSLSSLLEKEKLLFSKEIEVMYDLEQSDINAFVEQELSQDRYEKKEILGESYFTK from the coding sequence ATGAATAATAATATGATTTGTGATTTGGAAACAGGTGTATGCGGAACAGCTGGAGGAGAAGAAATGGAAATGGTAGATTTTACTGCACCAAAAAAATCGATTGAAGTTTATTATGTAACGGACCCCATTTGCTCTCATTGCTGGGCAATTGAACCGGTTCTGCGTCGTTTTAAAGAGCAGTATGGACACTATTTTAATTTTCATTCGGTTATGGGTGGATTACTGGAGAAATGGGGTGACGGTCCTGTGGATCCTGCTAACGGCATTTATGGGCCTGCTGACGTCGCCCCACACTGGAGGGAAGTTGGAGTACATTCCCGTATGCCCATTGATGGATCACTCATGATTGACAATCCCGTTCAATCATCCTTCCCGCCATCCCGTGTATATAAAGTGATTCAAAAACATTATAACGACGCATTAGCCTATGAATATTTAAGACGTGCTAGAGAAGCTCTTTTTGCATTTAATCAAAATATTTCGGATCCATCCCTAATGATTAAAATCGTAAATAGACTCGGTATTGATGGTGAAGCGATTGTGAAAGAAGCGGAACAGCCTGCAGGACAACAATTATTAAATGAAGATTTTGGACTTGCAAGAAGCCTTGGTGTTAGAGGATTTCCAACGATCATTATGATCAACGAGGAAAATAAAGGGGTGAAAATTGTTGGGGGACGTCCGTTTGAATATTATGTAGACGGATTAAAGCAGGTACTAAATATGGAAGAACTCCAGCCAAAACCACTACCTTCTCTTTCTAGTTTACTTGAAAAAGAAAAACTCTTATTTTCAAAAGAAATTGAAGTCATGTACGATCTTGAACAATCGGATATTAACGCTTTTGTTGAACAAGAACTCTCACAAGATCGTTATGAAAAGAAAGAAATTCTAGGCGAATCTTATTTTACAAAATAA
- a CDS encoding urea amidolyase associated protein UAAP2: MAVLNYVESERKVEEAIYNKKLLSGEGWLYTIEPGEVLRIVDVEGNQAADTLFYDADHPSDHYSAINTILRQRNIYLSTGSVLIAESGKELVKIIADTCGRHDTIGGACSAQSNTVRYSHDTLPMHNCRDTFMLQMAKFDKRTTKRDLAPNVNFFMNVPVTPAGGLRFDDGVSAPGYYVEMQAINATTVLISNCPQLNNPCNAYNPTPIQLIIWDK, encoded by the coding sequence ATGGCTGTTTTAAATTATGTCGAAAGTGAACGTAAAGTGGAAGAAGCCATCTATAATAAAAAATTACTATCAGGAGAGGGCTGGCTGTATACGATAGAGCCAGGTGAAGTGTTACGAATTGTAGATGTAGAAGGCAATCAAGCAGCAGACACTCTATTTTATGATGCGGATCATCCATCTGATCATTACAGTGCCATCAATACCATTTTGCGTCAACGAAATATTTATCTATCAACTGGCTCTGTCCTGATAGCTGAATCGGGAAAAGAATTAGTCAAAATTATAGCGGATACATGTGGGCGTCATGATACCATTGGCGGTGCCTGCTCTGCACAGAGTAACACCGTTCGATATTCACACGATACATTGCCGATGCATAACTGCCGTGATACCTTTATGCTTCAAATGGCAAAATTTGATAAACGTACAACCAAACGAGATCTTGCTCCCAACGTTAACTTCTTCATGAACGTTCCGGTAACACCGGCAGGCGGCTTAAGATTTGATGACGGCGTTTCAGCACCTGGATATTACGTGGAGATGCAGGCTATAAATGCGACAACTGTTTTAATTAGTAATTGTCCGCAGTTAAACAATCCTTGTAACGCCTATAACCCAACACCTATTCAATTAATCATCTGGGATAAATAA
- a CDS encoding APC family permease, whose product MKENATLVKSLKLPQVVFMGLAWMTPMIYFTVYGVAFEAANGQMAAAYIAAFLAIFFTAYSYSKMVKAYPISGSAYTYTKNSIHPKAGFLVGWALLIDYVFSPIIAILTFGIFMNTEFPTVPIYVWVIIMNFILAVVNILGIKSAARISGISVLFQIGFILLFCILVAKDILTGGNESSPIFSFASFFSVESSTSAVFSGAAVICFCFLGFDAVTTMADETVDARKTIPKAIFWIIFIAAALYISISYLTQIAYPNFTFTNPDNAAYSLVHLIGGNLLSSLFIMVLIVATFTQGLSSMTSVSRFLYALGRESILPKKLFTSIHPKYKTPVANIIFVAVISLSAIFINLSTAVLFVSFGALTAFFFVNISVIAHFFIKLKKRSPKETLLFLIFPLIGASFIGWLLTLLDSTTLKFGITWIVIGFVYMFFKTKWSKAMERKITLSTNTQMKLEKHVR is encoded by the coding sequence ATGAAGGAGAATGCTACACTTGTTAAATCACTAAAACTGCCTCAAGTTGTATTTATGGGACTTGCTTGGATGACCCCAATGATTTATTTTACGGTCTACGGTGTGGCATTTGAAGCGGCTAATGGTCAAATGGCAGCCGCTTATATTGCAGCCTTTCTAGCAATCTTTTTTACTGCTTATAGCTATAGCAAAATGGTAAAAGCTTATCCAATCTCTGGTTCTGCCTATACGTATACGAAAAATTCGATTCATCCGAAAGCAGGGTTTCTTGTCGGATGGGCACTACTGATTGATTATGTTTTCTCTCCCATTATTGCGATTTTAACCTTCGGGATTTTCATGAATACCGAGTTTCCCACTGTCCCTATTTATGTTTGGGTTATAATTATGAATTTCATTCTAGCTGTAGTCAACATTCTTGGAATCAAATCCGCTGCACGCATAAGTGGAATCTCTGTTCTATTTCAAATTGGATTTATCTTACTATTCTGCATTTTGGTTGCGAAGGATATTTTAACTGGAGGTAATGAATCCAGTCCCATTTTTTCATTCGCTTCATTCTTTAGTGTTGAGTCCTCGACGAGCGCTGTGTTCTCGGGTGCTGCTGTAATTTGCTTCTGTTTTCTTGGTTTCGACGCAGTAACCACAATGGCGGATGAAACCGTTGATGCTCGAAAAACGATACCGAAAGCAATTTTTTGGATTATTTTTATTGCTGCTGCTTTGTATATTTCAATCTCTTATTTAACCCAAATTGCGTATCCGAATTTTACATTTACAAATCCAGATAACGCAGCCTACAGCCTAGTACATCTGATTGGCGGAAACCTATTAAGCTCACTGTTTATTATGGTGTTAATTGTGGCGACCTTTACACAAGGGCTTTCTTCCATGACCAGTGTAAGCCGTTTTCTATACGCGCTTGGCCGTGAATCGATTTTGCCAAAAAAATTATTTACCTCTATTCATCCAAAATACAAAACACCTGTAGCAAATATTATATTTGTGGCCGTTATTTCCTTATCAGCAATTTTTATTAATCTTAGTACAGCCGTATTATTTGTCAGCTTTGGAGCGTTAACAGCATTTTTCTTCGTGAACATATCTGTGATTGCCCATTTCTTTATTAAGCTTAAAAAACGTTCACCAAAAGAAACCCTGCTATTTCTGATTTTTCCTCTTATTGGTGCGAGTTTTATTGGATGGCTATTAACTTTACTAGATTCAACTACGCTTAAATTTGGCATCACGTGGATTGTGATCGGCTTCGTTTATATGTTTTTCAAAACGAAGTGGTCGAAGGCAATGGAACGAAAAATCACGCTTTCAACGAATACACAAATGAAATTAGAAAAACATGTGAGATAA
- a CDS encoding LLM class flavin-dependent oxidoreductase, whose amino-acid sequence MEIGLSTFVETTPDVETGKVISHAQRIREVVEEIVLADQVGLDVFGVGEHHREDYAASSPAVVLAAAASQTERIRLTSAVTVLSSDDPVRVFQDFATLDAISNGRAEIMAGRGSFIESFPLFGYDLKDYDQLFEEKLDLLLKITKSEKVTWRGEHRPSINNLGVYPRPVQDPLPVWIGSGGNQESVIRAGLLGLPLVLAIIGGSPQHFAPLVQLYKKAAEHAGHDASKLPVASHSHGFVGESTEDAAAKFFPSTQQAMNKLGRERGWGRYDQTTFDAARSLHGALYVGDPQFVAEKIINLRKNVGVTRFMLHCPVGTMPHEDVMRSIELLGKEVAPIVREEVAKWEKENEGK is encoded by the coding sequence GTGGAAATAGGATTAAGTACGTTTGTTGAAACAACACCTGATGTTGAGACCGGTAAAGTGATTAGTCATGCACAGAGGATACGTGAAGTGGTGGAGGAAATTGTCCTAGCCGATCAGGTTGGGCTGGATGTCTTTGGAGTAGGGGAGCATCATCGCGAGGATTATGCAGCTTCATCACCTGCGGTTGTGTTAGCTGCCGCAGCATCACAAACAGAGCGAATTCGTTTGACAAGTGCGGTTACTGTTCTTTCATCCGATGATCCAGTCAGAGTTTTTCAGGATTTTGCGACACTTGACGCGATTTCAAATGGGCGTGCTGAGATTATGGCAGGTCGTGGATCCTTCATCGAATCTTTTCCATTGTTTGGGTATGATCTAAAGGACTATGACCAGTTATTTGAAGAGAAGCTTGATCTGCTTTTAAAAATAACGAAGTCTGAGAAGGTAACTTGGAGAGGTGAACATCGACCATCCATAAATAATTTGGGGGTTTATCCAAGACCTGTTCAGGATCCACTCCCAGTATGGATTGGAAGCGGCGGGAATCAAGAGTCTGTTATTCGTGCGGGTCTGCTTGGATTACCGCTTGTTCTAGCCATCATTGGCGGCAGTCCACAGCATTTTGCACCATTAGTTCAGCTATATAAGAAAGCAGCGGAACATGCAGGTCATGATGCTTCAAAGCTGCCAGTTGCTTCGCATTCACATGGTTTCGTGGGTGAAAGTACAGAAGACGCAGCGGCGAAGTTTTTCCCATCTACCCAGCAGGCGATGAATAAATTAGGACGTGAGCGCGGATGGGGTAGATATGACCAAACGACTTTTGACGCCGCGCGCAGTCTACATGGAGCCTTGTATGTAGGGGATCCACAATTCGTTGCTGAAAAAATCATTAACCTCCGTAAGAATGTCGGAGTCACAAGGTTTATGCTCCACTGCCCAGTCGGCACTATGCCACATGAGGATGTCATGAGGTCAATCGAATTATTAGGAAAAGAAGTGGCTCCGATTGTTCGTGAAGAAGTGGCTAAGTGGGAAAAGGAAAACGAAGGAAAATAA
- the uca gene encoding urea carboxylase produces MFKKVLIANRGAIATRIERTLRKMGIGSVAVYTKADQDSLHVDLADEAVLIGEGLAKDSYLNAEFILKTAIETGAEAIHPGYGFLSENADFARACQENGIAFIGPTPEQIDLFGLKHSARELATNANVPLLPGTSLISDLEIALKEAEQIGYPIILKSTAGGGGIGMRICTDETALSEAFESVCRLAETNFNNGGVFLEKYIQNARHVEVQIFGNEFGEVAALGERDCSIQRRNQKVIEESPAPLLSSSVREEMLASAKRLALEVGYRSAGTVEFLYDPDEEKFYFLEVNTRLQVEHGVTEEVLGIDLVEWMVREAAGELRSLDTLYSTPKGHSIQARIYAEDCLNDFRPSGGQMDQIHFSEQARIETWVRDGINVTSFYDPMLAKIIVHADTREEAIDKLTTALKETRLYGITTNLQYLESLLQEEDCRLGYVHTQMLKNFAPAESAIEVLDGGIQTTVQDFPGRIGHWDVGVPPCGPMDPLSFRIGNKLLGNDEKAAGLEFTLRGGAYRFREEMSICLTGADMEAKLDDREVPMYRVIHVKRGQVLSFGEAVQGMRTYLLVAGGLDMPQYLGSSSTFTLGGFGGHGGRALRTGDVLRVHLNAAPEPSELPTDFQPVITKEWTIGVIPGPHCTEEYLMPDYLEQLTNTSWEVHFNSSRTGVRLIGPAPHWTREDGGEAGLHPSNIHDNAYAVGTLDLTGDMPILLGPDGPSLGGFVCPVTTASAEFWKIGQLHAGDTIRFQLLSLEEANELRQTQEQYLDNIGTREYDSAVLPTLPTEVTPFSPDYPVLVERTDGRFPMMIRADGDENILIEYGEMELDLMLRFQVNALMQVIESRKDIPVIDLTPGIRSLQVHIDATKMSVSELCGIIPSLDRELPALEEMEVPSRIVRLPLSWDDPATQLAIDRYQKNVRPDAPWCPSNLEFIRRVNGLDAIEEVKNVVFDSNYLVLGLGDVYLGAPVATPTDPRHRLVTTKYNPARTWTPENAVGIGGAYMCVYGMEGPGGYQFVGRTVQMWNRLRQTKSFIEGKPWLLRFFDQIQFYPVGADDLLTMREDFLRGRFEVEITETTFKLSDYVSFLESIKESADAFRTTQQAAFHEERERWHDLGLDEYISEHEVTETTEEILPEGVEAVRCTMPGSVWKVLVSKGEEVKKGDTLIIEESMKMEFPQLAPYDGFIHSVHVTPGEEVHGGQLIISMTKERRGASDEINKRTTTAIHS; encoded by the coding sequence ATGTTTAAAAAAGTACTCATTGCAAACCGCGGCGCTATTGCCACTCGAATAGAAAGAACATTGCGAAAAATGGGGATTGGTTCCGTTGCTGTCTATACAAAAGCCGACCAAGACAGTCTGCACGTTGACCTAGCGGATGAGGCGGTTTTAATCGGTGAAGGGTTGGCAAAAGATAGTTATTTAAACGCCGAATTTATTTTAAAAACAGCGATTGAAACAGGGGCAGAAGCAATTCACCCAGGGTACGGTTTTCTAAGCGAAAATGCAGACTTTGCACGTGCCTGCCAAGAAAACGGAATTGCTTTTATTGGTCCAACTCCGGAACAAATTGATTTATTTGGTTTAAAGCACTCTGCTCGTGAACTTGCGACAAATGCAAATGTTCCGCTTTTACCAGGTACCTCGTTAATTAGTGATCTAGAAATAGCGTTAAAAGAAGCCGAACAGATTGGCTATCCAATAATACTGAAAAGTACAGCCGGCGGCGGGGGTATCGGCATGCGAATCTGTACGGATGAGACAGCATTAAGTGAAGCTTTCGAGTCGGTATGTAGATTGGCGGAAACGAACTTTAACAATGGTGGTGTATTTTTAGAAAAATATATTCAAAATGCGCGTCACGTAGAGGTGCAAATCTTCGGAAATGAATTTGGTGAGGTTGCAGCACTTGGAGAGCGGGATTGTTCCATTCAAAGACGAAATCAAAAAGTGATTGAAGAAAGTCCGGCTCCTCTTCTCTCTTCTTCTGTACGAGAAGAAATGCTAGCGTCAGCGAAGAGATTGGCTCTAGAAGTAGGGTACCGCAGTGCAGGCACCGTTGAATTTTTATATGATCCCGATGAAGAAAAGTTTTATTTTCTTGAAGTGAATACACGGCTTCAAGTGGAACATGGGGTAACAGAGGAAGTCTTAGGAATTGATTTAGTAGAGTGGATGGTTCGAGAAGCAGCAGGAGAGTTGCGTTCACTTGATACTCTTTATTCGACTCCGAAAGGACACAGTATTCAAGCGCGGATTTATGCAGAAGATTGCTTAAATGATTTTCGTCCTAGCGGAGGGCAAATGGACCAAATTCATTTTTCGGAACAAGCTCGAATTGAAACGTGGGTACGTGACGGGATCAACGTCACTTCGTTCTATGACCCAATGCTAGCAAAAATCATTGTTCATGCTGATACAAGAGAGGAAGCAATCGACAAATTAACTACAGCACTAAAAGAAACAAGATTATATGGAATTACTACGAATCTACAATACTTAGAATCTTTGTTACAAGAAGAAGATTGCCGTTTGGGATATGTGCATACACAAATGTTAAAGAACTTTGCACCAGCGGAAAGTGCGATTGAAGTACTTGACGGCGGGATTCAAACGACAGTACAAGACTTTCCGGGGCGCATTGGACATTGGGATGTGGGTGTACCACCTTGCGGACCCATGGATCCATTATCCTTCCGGATTGGAAACAAGCTGTTAGGAAATGACGAAAAGGCTGCAGGCTTAGAGTTCACGCTTCGTGGCGGTGCCTATCGATTCCGGGAGGAGATGTCCATTTGCTTGACAGGTGCTGATATGGAAGCAAAGTTGGATGATAGAGAAGTACCCATGTATAGAGTCATTCATGTCAAACGAGGTCAAGTGCTATCCTTCGGTGAAGCAGTACAAGGCATGCGCACCTATTTATTAGTAGCAGGTGGATTAGATATGCCGCAGTACCTTGGCAGCTCCTCTACCTTCACGCTTGGCGGCTTTGGCGGACACGGCGGACGTGCACTGCGAACAGGCGATGTGCTGCGGGTTCACTTAAATGCTGCACCTGAACCGTCTGAACTCCCTACTGATTTTCAACCTGTTATAACAAAGGAATGGACAATTGGTGTGATTCCAGGACCGCACTGTACAGAAGAGTATTTAATGCCTGACTATCTCGAGCAATTAACCAATACGAGCTGGGAAGTTCATTTTAACAGTTCACGTACAGGTGTCCGGTTAATTGGTCCTGCTCCGCATTGGACACGTGAAGATGGAGGGGAGGCAGGCTTGCATCCATCCAACATTCACGATAACGCCTATGCTGTTGGAACTCTTGATCTAACAGGAGATATGCCCATTTTACTCGGTCCAGATGGTCCAAGTCTTGGTGGTTTTGTATGTCCGGTTACGACTGCTTCAGCTGAATTTTGGAAAATTGGTCAACTCCATGCAGGCGACACCATTCGTTTTCAGCTATTATCATTAGAAGAAGCCAACGAACTGCGTCAAACACAAGAACAGTACTTGGATAATATTGGAACAAGGGAATATGATTCCGCTGTTCTTCCGACTTTACCAACAGAAGTTACACCATTTTCACCAGACTATCCAGTACTTGTTGAGCGTACTGACGGCCGTTTTCCCATGATGATTCGTGCAGATGGTGATGAAAACATTCTGATTGAATATGGAGAAATGGAGTTGGATCTTATGCTCCGCTTCCAAGTAAATGCACTTATGCAGGTCATTGAATCTCGTAAGGATATTCCAGTAATCGATTTAACTCCAGGTATCCGTTCGTTACAAGTCCATATTGATGCAACAAAAATGTCGGTTTCTGAACTTTGTGGTATCATTCCATCTCTTGATCGCGAGCTGCCTGCTCTTGAAGAAATGGAAGTACCGTCCCGTATTGTTCGATTACCACTTTCATGGGACGATCCGGCTACACAGCTTGCGATTGATCGTTATCAAAAAAATGTTCGTCCCGACGCACCATGGTGTCCAAGTAATTTAGAATTTATTCGACGTGTAAATGGATTGGACGCCATCGAGGAGGTTAAAAACGTTGTTTTTGATTCCAACTACTTAGTTCTTGGTCTTGGAGATGTGTATCTTGGTGCCCCTGTCGCAACACCAACAGATCCACGACACCGTTTAGTAACCACCAAATATAATCCTGCCCGAACATGGACACCGGAAAATGCTGTAGGCATCGGCGGAGCTTATATGTGTGTATACGGAATGGAAGGTCCTGGTGGATATCAATTTGTCGGCAGAACGGTTCAAATGTGGAATCGTCTGCGTCAAACAAAGAGTTTTATAGAAGGAAAGCCATGGTTACTTCGTTTCTTTGACCAAATTCAATTTTATCCAGTTGGTGCGGATGATCTTCTCACTATGCGTGAGGACTTTTTACGAGGACGTTTTGAAGTGGAGATTACCGAAACGACCTTTAAACTTAGTGATTATGTCAGTTTCTTAGAATCTATCAAAGAAAGTGCTGATGCTTTCCGAACAACACAACAGGCTGCCTTTCATGAGGAGCGCGAAAGATGGCATGATTTGGGTCTTGATGAGTATATTTCCGAACATGAGGTGACGGAAACGACAGAAGAAATACTGCCAGAAGGTGTGGAAGCCGTTCGTTGTACGATGCCAGGTAGTGTGTGGAAAGTTCTTGTATCAAAAGGAGAAGAAGTGAAAAAAGGCGATACCCTGATTATTGAGGAGAGCATGAAGATGGAGTTTCCACAGCTTGCTCCATATGACGGATTTATTCACTCTGTTCATGTAACACCGGGAGAAGAGGTTCATGGTGGTCAATTAATTATATCCATGACAAAAGAAAGGCGAGGTGCTTCGGATGAAATCAATAAACGTACCACAACTGCTATCCATTCCTGA